One window of Papaver somniferum cultivar HN1 chromosome 9, ASM357369v1, whole genome shotgun sequence genomic DNA carries:
- the LOC113309799 gene encoding serine/threonine-protein phosphatase PP2A-2 catalytic subunit, translated as MSVDPVSTNTHGNIDEQISQLMQCKPLPEQEVRTLCEKAKEILMEESNVQPVKSPVTICGDIHGQFHDLAELFRIGGKCPDTNYLFMGDYVDRGYYSVETVTLLVALKVRYPQRITILRGNHESRQITQVYGFYDECLRKYGNANVWKTFTDLFDYFPLTALVESEIFCLHGGLSPSIETLDNIRNFDRVQEVPHEGPMCDLLWSDPDDRCGWGISPRGAGYTFGQDISEQFNHTNNLKLIARAHQLVMEGFNWGHEQKVVTIFSAPNYCYRCGNMASILEVDDCRGHTFIQFEPAPRRGEPDVTRRTPDYFL; from the exons ATGAGTGTGGATCCGGTTTCAACCAACACTCATGGCAACATCGATGAGCAGATTTCACAGCTTATGCAGTGCAAGCCCTTACCCGAACAAGAG GTCAGGACATTGTGTGAGAAGGCTAAAGAGATATTAATGGAAGAAAGCAATGTACAG CCTGTTAAAAGTCCAGTGACGATATGCGGCGACATCCATGGGCAATTTCATGATCTTGCAGAACTTTTTCGCATCGGAGGAAAG TGTCCAGATACCAATTATTTGTTTATGGGAGACTATGTGGATCGTGGTTATTATTCAGTGGAAACAGTAACT CTGCTGGTCGCCCTGAAAGTGCGATACCCGCAAAGAATTACCATTCTTAGAGGAAATCATGAAAGTCGCCAG ATAACACAAGTCTACGGGTTCTACGATGAATGTTTGCGAAA GTACGGCAATGCGAACGTGTGGAAGACTTTTACGGACCTATTTGACTATTTTCCATTGACAGCCTTG GTGGAATCAGAAATTTTTTGTTTGCATGGTGGATTGTCACCATCTATTGAGACCCTTGATAACATACGCAATTTTGACCGTGTACAAGAAGTTCCTCATGAAGGGCCCATGTGTGATCTCCTGTGGTCTGATCCTGATGATCGATGTGGCTGGGGTATTTCTCCCCGTGGTGCTGGTTACACATTTGGTCAG GACATATCTGAGCAATTCAACCATACAAACAACCTGAAGCTGATTGCTAGAGCTCATCAACTAGTAATGGAGGGTTTCAACTGGGGACAT GAACAAAAAGTGGTAACAATATTTAGTGCTCCTAATTATTGCTATCGCTGTGGAAACATGGCATCGATCTTGGAAGTTGATGATTGCAGGGGCCACACTTTTATCCAA TTTGAGCCCGCTCCAAGGAGAGGGGAGCCAGATGTGACACGGAGAACGCCTGATTACTTCTTATAA
- the LOC113308464 gene encoding metal-independent phosphoserine phosphatase-like, giving the protein MATCVVSSNESAINGMVGMVADVEVPTEVPHNVAEIVLVRHGETTWNNAGRIQGSLESELNEAGWQQADAIAARLGKELKPAAVYSSDLKRAKNTAEMIAKTCHIPEVIEVPDLKERHVGSLQGYYWSEIQEKEPEAYLAFFSSDKDLEIPGGGESFNQLCERSVSALEEIASKHKGERVIVVTHGGILRAIYMAVTGESSAGKILNASINVVHLTEKKWVFKTWSDVSHLNEVGFLQRGFNGDAFQH; this is encoded by the exons ATGGCAACTTGTGTTGTTTCTTCAAATGAGTCTGC AATcaacggcatggttggcatggtagCTGATGTCGAGGTTCCAACCGAAGTTCCACATAATGTAGCTGAGATCGTACTAGTTCGACATGGAGAGACCACATGGAACAATGcaggaagaattcaaggaagCTTAGAGTCCGAGCTTAATGAGGCTGGATGGCAGCAAGCCGATGCA ATCGCTGCTAGGTTAGGAAAAGAGTTGAAACCTGCTGCTGTATACTCCTCCGACCTCAAACGTGCTAAAAACACTGCCGAAATGATAGCCAAGACGTGCCATATCCCGGAGGTGATAGAAGTACCAGATTTGAAGGAGAGGCATGTAGGAAGCTTACAAGGCTACTACTGGAGTGAGATTCAAGAGAAAGAGCCTGAGGCTTACCTTGCTTTCTTCTCTTCTGATAAGGACCTTGAAATCCCT GGTGGAGGAGAGAGCTTTAATCAGCTTTGTGAGAGATCAGTTTCTGCTCTCGAAGAAATTGCATCCAAACACAAAG GTGAACGAGTTATCGTAGTGACTCACGGTGGTATTTTAAGAGCCATTTACATGGCGGTTACTGGTGAATCCAGTGCAGGAAAAATATTGAACGCTTCGATAAATGTAGTCCATCTCACGGAGAAGAAATGGGTATTCAAGACATGGAGTGATGTTAGCCACCTTAATGAAGTCGGGTTTCTCCAACGTGGATTCAACGGGGATGCCTTTCAACACTAA